One part of the Paracoccus sp. MBLB3053 genome encodes these proteins:
- a CDS encoding DUF1330 domain-containing protein, with protein MTALWIAHVNVTDADSYGEYAKLAGPAIAAHGGVFLARGSRYVQLEGNERARNVVARFPSVEDALACYNSAEYQAALEHAKNAAERDLVIVEENPA; from the coding sequence ATGACCGCGCTCTGGATTGCCCATGTCAACGTGACCGATGCCGATTCCTATGGCGAATATGCCAAGCTTGCCGGTCCGGCGATCGCGGCGCATGGTGGTGTCTTCCTGGCGCGCGGCTCGCGCTACGTGCAGCTGGAAGGGAACGAGCGCGCCCGCAATGTCGTCGCGCGCTTCCCCAGCGTCGAGGATGCGCTGGCCTGCTACAATTCGGCCGAGTATCAGGCGGCGCTGGAACACGCCAAGAATGCGGCAGAGCGCGATCTTGTGATCGTCGAGGAAAACCCCGCCTAA
- a CDS encoding class II glutamine amidotransferase: MCRWAAYIGSPIFLEDVICRPGHSLVRQSHGATRCHTPVNADGFGMAWYGERDEPGLYRDVMPAWSDTNLKSLTATLKSHLFLAHVRASTGTATSRNNCHPFVVGKWSFMHNGQFGGYERFRRHADALIPDEFYAHRKGATDSEALFLAALGEGLESDPAGAMARATARFEALAQQRGEAPFVRLTAAFSDGHRLFALRYASDDQAPSLFHRWSDTRGGRAVVSEPLESDETDWLEIPAQSFCIFDGPDLVVTPFIPTKARAAA; the protein is encoded by the coding sequence ATGTGTCGCTGGGCAGCCTATATCGGCAGTCCGATTTTCCTTGAGGACGTGATCTGTCGGCCCGGCCATTCGTTGGTCCGGCAAAGCCATGGCGCGACGCGCTGCCATACGCCGGTAAATGCCGATGGCTTCGGCATGGCTTGGTACGGCGAACGCGATGAACCTGGCCTTTACCGCGATGTGATGCCGGCCTGGTCCGACACCAACCTCAAAAGCCTGACGGCCACGTTGAAGTCGCATCTGTTTCTGGCGCATGTGCGGGCCTCGACCGGGACGGCAACCAGCCGCAACAATTGCCACCCGTTTGTCGTCGGCAAGTGGAGCTTCATGCATAACGGCCAGTTCGGCGGCTATGAGCGCTTTCGCCGCCATGCCGATGCGCTGATCCCCGATGAATTTTACGCCCATCGCAAGGGTGCCACCGACAGCGAGGCGCTGTTCCTGGCGGCCTTGGGCGAGGGGCTTGAAAGCGATCCGGCGGGCGCGATGGCGCGCGCCACGGCACGGTTCGAGGCGCTGGCGCAGCAGCGGGGAGAGGCACCTTTCGTGCGGCTCACGGCTGCTTTTTCGGACGGCCACCGGTTGTTCGCACTGCGTTATGCAAGTGACGATCAGGCGCCGTCGCTTTTTCATCGTTGGTCCGATACGCGCGGCGGACGTGCCGTGGTGTCAGAGCCGCTGGAAAGCGACGAAACCGACTGGCTGGAAATACCGGCGCAGAGCTTCTGCATCTTCGACGGGCCGGATCTGGTGGTAACCCCGTTCATCCCGACGAAAGCCCGCGCCGCGGCATGA
- the ureG gene encoding urease accessory protein UreG, protein MSLNGPLRVGIGGPVGAGKTTLTEQLARALAPRLSMAVITNDIYTREDAEALMRAQVLPVERIRGVETGGCPHTAIREDASINLAAVADLRAAFPDLDLILIESGGDNLAATFSPELADLTIYVIDTAAGQDIPRKRGPGLTRSDLLVVNKTDLAPHVGVDVELLQSDAKTARGERPFVMAQLRHGQGIPEIVEFLVREGGLVLSEPA, encoded by the coding sequence ATGAGCCTTAATGGACCCCTTCGGGTCGGCATCGGCGGCCCCGTCGGCGCGGGCAAGACCACGCTGACCGAGCAACTGGCCCGCGCGCTGGCGCCTCGGCTTTCGATGGCTGTCATCACCAACGACATCTATACCCGCGAGGATGCCGAGGCGCTGATGCGCGCCCAGGTCCTGCCCGTCGAACGGATCCGCGGCGTCGAGACCGGGGGCTGCCCTCATACCGCGATCCGCGAGGATGCCAGCATCAACCTGGCCGCCGTGGCCGATCTGCGCGCGGCCTTTCCCGATCTCGACCTGATCCTGATCGAATCGGGCGGCGACAACCTGGCCGCGACCTTCAGCCCGGAACTCGCCGATCTGACGATCTATGTCATCGACACGGCCGCCGGTCAGGACATTCCGCGCAAGCGCGGACCCGGTTTGACACGATCGGACCTTCTTGTCGTCAACAAGACGGATCTCGCCCCCCATGTCGGGGTGGATGTCGAACTGCTGCAAAGCGATGCCAAGACCGCGCGCGGCGAACGCCCATTTGTCATGGCCCAACTGCGACACGGACAGGGCATCCCCGAGATCGTGGAATTCCTGGTGCGCGAAGGTGGGCTGGTGCTGTCCGAGCCGGCTTAG
- a CDS encoding urease accessory protein UreF, protein MSALSRLSLIQWLSPAFPTGGFAYSHGLEQAMTEATRDAQSVSSWVRDVLCHGGGWIDAVILALALRGEDPDELADLARAQAGSAERLTETMDQGRAFAETVAALSGEAHPTRPLPVAVGVAARGLGLPPDEVIGHYLHAFASNLVSAATRFLPLGQAQGQRALASLHDTIAETAARAAQADRDALATCCLGADLAAMRHETLYVRIFRT, encoded by the coding sequence ATGTCAGCCCTTTCGCGCCTTAGCCTGATCCAATGGCTGTCTCCGGCCTTTCCAACCGGGGGCTTCGCCTATTCGCATGGGCTGGAACAAGCCATGACCGAGGCCACCCGCGACGCGCAATCCGTGTCATCATGGGTTCGCGACGTGCTGTGCCATGGCGGCGGCTGGATCGATGCGGTGATTCTGGCATTGGCGTTGCGAGGTGAAGACCCCGATGAGCTCGCCGATCTCGCGCGGGCCCAGGCCGGTTCGGCGGAACGCCTGACCGAAACCATGGATCAGGGCCGCGCCTTCGCCGAAACCGTCGCCGCGCTGTCTGGGGAAGCGCATCCAACGCGCCCCCTGCCGGTCGCTGTCGGCGTTGCGGCGCGCGGGCTTGGCTTGCCCCCTGACGAGGTGATTGGTCATTACCTGCACGCCTTTGCCAGCAATCTCGTATCGGCCGCCACGCGCTTCCTGCCGCTGGGCCAGGCACAGGGGCAAAGGGCGTTGGCCAGTCTGCACGATACCATCGCTGAAACCGCGGCACGCGCCGCGCAGGCAGATCGCGACGCGCTTGCCACCTGCTGCCTCGGGGCCGATCTGGCGGCCATGCGGCATGAAACTCTCTACGTAAGGATTTTCCGGACATGA
- a CDS encoding urease accessory protein UreE — MNAPLVQTRATSILRATPAEDAVVLDYEGRFLRRKRLTSRSGVSFMVDLPETVILNPGDAFQLEDGRVIGVAAAMEPCLRVEGPLPRLAWHIGNRHTPCQIAADHLLIRADHVLEGMLKGLGACVTPTMAAFDPEGGAYGHGRTMGHDHGPGFHSH; from the coding sequence ATGAACGCGCCCCTTGTCCAGACCCGCGCGACCTCGATCCTGCGTGCCACACCCGCCGAAGATGCCGTGGTGCTTGATTACGAGGGCCGCTTTCTGCGCCGCAAGCGACTGACCTCGCGGAGCGGCGTTTCCTTCATGGTGGATCTGCCGGAAACGGTCATCCTGAACCCGGGCGATGCATTCCAGCTTGAGGATGGCCGCGTGATCGGCGTTGCCGCCGCGATGGAACCTTGCCTGCGCGTCGAGGGGCCGCTTCCCCGCCTCGCCTGGCATATCGGCAACCGCCACACCCCCTGCCAGATTGCGGCGGATCACCTGCTGATCCGGGCCGACCATGTTCTTGAAGGCATGCTCAAGGGACTCGGCGCATGCGTCACCCCGACGATGGCGGCCTTCGACCCAGAGGGCGGGGCATATGGCCATGGACGGACAATGGGGCATGATCACGGCCCCGGCTTCCACAGCCACTGA
- the ureC gene encoding urease subunit alpha: protein MALTISRADYAQMYGPTTGDRVRLGDTEIIIEVERDLTTYGDEVKFGGGKVIRDGMGQSQVSRAGGSMDTVITNALILDHSGIYKADIGLRDGRIAGIGKAGNPDTQPGVTLVIGPGTEIIAGEGRIVTAGAMDAHIHFICPQQIEDAIASGVTTMLGGGTGPAHGTLATTCTPGPWHISRMLMAMDSVPINIAVSGKGNASRPEALEEMVRAGAATLKLHEDWGTTPAAIDCCLSVADAMDVQVTIHTDTLNESGFVENTLAAIKGRTIHAFHTEGAGGGHAPDIIKLVGAPNVIPSSTNPTRPFTGNTIEEHLDMLMVCHHLDKRVPEDVAFAESRIRRETIAAEDILHDMGAFSVISSDSQAMGRVGEVITRTWQTAHKMKVQRGRLADETGQNDNIRARRYVAKYTINPAIAHGIAHEIGSIEPGKRADLVIWDPAMFGAKPEMVLVGGMISWAQMGDPNGSIPVQPMYMRPMWGAMGRARHASGVTFISQAGLDFGAAEGMLKSAIAVRNTRGIGKADMKLNASTPTIEVDPETYEVRADGELLTCQPATELPLAQRYFLF from the coding sequence ATGGCCCTGACCATTTCCCGAGCCGACTATGCCCAAATGTATGGCCCCACGACCGGCGATCGCGTCCGGCTGGGCGATACCGAGATCATCATCGAGGTTGAACGCGACCTGACCACCTATGGCGACGAGGTGAAGTTCGGCGGCGGCAAGGTCATCCGGGACGGCATGGGCCAGTCGCAAGTCAGCCGCGCGGGCGGATCGATGGACACGGTCATCACGAATGCGCTGATCCTTGACCATTCCGGCATCTACAAGGCCGATATCGGGCTGCGCGATGGCCGCATCGCCGGCATTGGCAAGGCCGGAAACCCTGACACACAGCCGGGCGTCACCCTTGTCATCGGGCCGGGCACGGAAATCATCGCTGGAGAAGGCCGCATCGTCACGGCGGGCGCGATGGATGCACATATCCATTTCATCTGCCCGCAACAGATCGAGGACGCCATTGCCTCGGGGGTCACCACGATGCTGGGAGGTGGCACCGGGCCTGCGCATGGCACGCTCGCCACGACCTGCACTCCCGGTCCGTGGCATATTTCGCGCATGCTCATGGCCATGGATTCGGTTCCGATCAACATTGCCGTCTCGGGCAAGGGGAATGCCTCGCGCCCCGAGGCGCTCGAGGAAATGGTCCGGGCCGGGGCGGCCACGCTGAAGCTGCACGAAGACTGGGGGACGACGCCGGCGGCCATCGATTGCTGCCTGTCGGTCGCCGATGCGATGGATGTGCAGGTCACGATCCACACCGACACGCTGAACGAATCGGGCTTCGTCGAGAACACCCTTGCCGCGATCAAGGGCCGCACCATCCATGCCTTCCATACCGAGGGTGCGGGCGGGGGCCACGCCCCCGATATCATCAAGCTGGTCGGCGCGCCGAACGTCATCCCCAGTTCAACCAACCCCACGCGCCCCTTCACCGGCAATACCATCGAAGAGCATCTCGACATGCTGATGGTCTGCCACCACCTCGACAAGCGCGTCCCCGAAGACGTCGCCTTCGCGGAATCCCGCATCCGCCGCGAGACCATCGCAGCCGAGGATATCCTGCATGACATGGGCGCCTTTTCGGTGATCTCGTCCGACAGCCAGGCCATGGGCCGGGTCGGCGAGGTCATCACCCGGACCTGGCAGACCGCGCACAAGATGAAGGTCCAGCGCGGTCGCCTGGCCGACGAGACCGGGCAAAACGACAATATCCGCGCCCGGCGTTATGTCGCGAAATACACGATCAACCCCGCCATCGCGCATGGCATCGCGCATGAGATCGGCTCGATCGAGCCCGGCAAGCGCGCCGACCTGGTGATCTGGGACCCGGCCATGTTCGGCGCGAAACCCGAGATGGTGCTGGTCGGCGGCATGATCTCCTGGGCGCAGATGGGCGATCCCAACGGCTCGATCCCGGTGCAACCGATGTATATGCGCCCGATGTGGGGGGCCATGGGCCGGGCACGCCATGCTTCGGGCGTGACCTTCATCAGCCAGGCCGGCCTTGATTTCGGCGCGGCCGAGGGGATGCTGAAATCGGCGATCGCGGTTCGCAACACGCGCGGCATTGGCAAAGCCGACATGAAGCTGAATGCATCCACCCCGACGATCGAGGTCGATCCCGAAACCTACGAGGTTCGCGCGGATGGTGAATTGCTGACCTGCCAGCCCGCAACCGAACTGCCGCTTGCACAGCGGTATTTCCTGTTCTGA
- a CDS encoding carboxymuconolactone decarboxylase family protein: protein MATVPLLADGDAPPESLAVFDEIREARGTDYVNNFWRALAHDPALLRATWERAAHVMAPGALHPLVKELIYVAVSTANGCSYCVHSHTAAARAKGMTPDQHAELLAVIAMASQTNALATALAVPVDDRFQED from the coding sequence ATGGCAACCGTTCCGCTTCTGGCGGATGGCGATGCGCCACCCGAAAGCCTCGCGGTCTTCGACGAGATCCGCGAGGCCCGCGGCACGGATTACGTGAACAACTTCTGGCGAGCGCTGGCGCATGATCCCGCGCTTCTGCGCGCCACATGGGAACGCGCCGCCCATGTCATGGCCCCCGGCGCGCTGCATCCGCTGGTCAAGGAACTGATCTATGTCGCCGTCTCGACGGCCAACGGGTGCAGCTATTGCGTCCATTCCCACACTGCTGCCGCGCGCGCCAAGGGCATGACCCCCGACCAGCATGCCGAGCTTCTGGCCGTGATTGCGATGGCCAGCCAGACCAATGCCTTGGCCACCGCGCTTGCCGTGCCGGTGGACGACCGTTTCCAGGAGGACTGA
- a CDS encoding cyclase family protein: protein MCNACVIDHVKETMLSRRKLFMGAAATGAAAIAASAISARPALAQSSGKVVDLTHVFDENFPTFDGKPGIAYEEAVNFDQNGYQLWKLTIFEHSGTHIDAPLHFSKDGTSVAELAADSLICPLCVIDITAKARDDANAALEAEDVEAWISANGEIPKGACVAMNSGWGAKVGKPEFRNSPDGNFAFPGFGKSATDMLAEMGAAAIASDTLSLDPGNSADFAVHNSWLPGGHYGIENLANVDQLPAKGATIFVGAPKHARGTGGPARILAVM from the coding sequence ATGTGCAATGCCTGTGTGATCGATCACGTCAAGGAAACCATGCTGAGCCGTCGCAAGCTTTTCATGGGCGCAGCGGCAACGGGTGCAGCGGCAATCGCCGCCAGCGCCATCAGCGCCCGCCCCGCGCTTGCGCAATCCTCGGGCAAGGTCGTGGACCTGACCCATGTGTTCGACGAAAACTTTCCCACCTTCGACGGCAAGCCCGGCATCGCTTATGAAGAGGCCGTGAATTTTGACCAGAACGGCTACCAGCTTTGGAAGCTCACGATCTTCGAGCATTCCGGCACCCATATCGACGCCCCGCTGCATTTCTCGAAAGACGGGACCTCGGTCGCCGAACTCGCGGCGGATTCCCTCATCTGCCCGCTATGCGTGATCGACATCACCGCCAAGGCCAGGGACGACGCCAATGCCGCCCTTGAGGCCGAGGATGTCGAGGCCTGGATCAGCGCCAATGGCGAAATTCCCAAGGGTGCTTGCGTCGCGATGAACTCGGGCTGGGGCGCGAAGGTCGGCAAGCCCGAATTCCGCAATTCGCCTGACGGCAACTTCGCCTTTCCCGGTTTCGGGAAATCCGCGACCGACATGCTGGCCGAGATGGGCGCTGCCGCGATCGCTTCGGACACGCTGTCCCTTGACCCCGGCAACTCGGCCGATTTCGCTGTCCACAACTCCTGGCTGCCGGGCGGGCACTACGGCATCGAAAACCTTGCCAATGTCGACCAATTGCCGGCAAAGGGCGCGACGATCTTTGTCGGGGCCCCCAAACATGCCCGAGGCACCGGCGGCCCGGCCCGCATTCTGGCGGTGATGTGA
- a CDS encoding urease subunit beta — protein MIPGEIFPAEGELTLNADREAITLMVANTGDRPVQVGSHYHFAETNPGLEFDREAARGMRLDIAAGTAVRFEPGQGREVRLIAISGAREIWGFNGKVMGPLD, from the coding sequence ATGATCCCGGGGGAAATCTTTCCGGCTGAAGGCGAATTGACCCTGAATGCTGACCGCGAAGCAATCACCCTGATGGTCGCCAATACTGGCGACCGCCCGGTGCAGGTCGGCAGCCATTACCATTTCGCCGAGACCAATCCCGGGCTCGAATTTGATCGGGAGGCCGCGCGGGGCATGCGGCTTGACATCGCCGCCGGAACTGCCGTGCGCTTCGAGCCGGGGCAAGGCCGCGAGGTGCGCCTGATCGCGATTTCCGGGGCACGCGAGATCTGGGGTTTCAACGGTAAGGTCATGGGTCCGCTGGACTGA
- a CDS encoding HupE/UreJ family protein — protein MKKIIPFLLTPTAAFAHPGHLEAVSPFASGWLHPLGGTDHVLAMVAVGLWAATAADRRGIWALPLTFVLAMVAGGALGAAGIHLPAVEPMILASSVILGLAVALALRPSLGFALPAVAIFGLVHGHAHGVEGPSAGLAAYAAGFVLATSGLHLAGIALGRLGAARILGAATAAAGVALAVMP, from the coding sequence ATGAAAAAGATCATTCCATTCCTTCTGACGCCGACTGCGGCCTTCGCTCACCCCGGCCATCTCGAAGCCGTATCGCCCTTCGCTTCGGGCTGGCTGCACCCTCTGGGCGGCACGGACCATGTGCTGGCGATGGTGGCCGTAGGGCTTTGGGCCGCAACTGCAGCCGACCGTCGCGGTATCTGGGCCCTGCCCCTGACCTTCGTGCTGGCAATGGTCGCAGGCGGCGCACTTGGTGCGGCCGGAATCCATCTGCCGGCAGTCGAGCCGATGATCCTTGCCTCTTCTGTCATCCTGGGGCTGGCCGTTGCGCTGGCACTTCGCCCCTCTCTCGGCTTCGCCCTGCCCGCCGTCGCCATCTTCGGCCTGGTCCATGGCCACGCCCACGGTGTCGAGGGCCCTTCTGCCGGACTTGCCGCCTATGCGGCGGGCTTCGTGCTGGCGACCTCTGGCCTGCATCTGGCGGGGATCGCGCTTGGCCGTCTGGGTGCGGCGCGCATCCTGGGCGCGGCCACCGCAGCGGCCGGTGTCGCACTGGCGGTGATGCCATGA
- a CDS encoding urease subunit gamma: protein MNLSPREKEKLLVSVAAMVARGRLARGVKLNHPEAIALITDFVVEGARDGRSVADLMEEGAHVITREQCMDGIPEMIHSVQVEATFPDGTKLVTVHDPIR, encoded by the coding sequence ATGAACCTGTCCCCCCGCGAAAAGGAAAAGCTGCTGGTTTCGGTCGCCGCCATGGTGGCGCGGGGCCGTCTGGCGCGTGGCGTCAAGCTGAACCACCCCGAAGCCATCGCTCTGATCACCGATTTCGTCGTCGAGGGCGCGCGTGACGGACGTTCGGTCGCCGACCTGATGGAAGAGGGCGCTCATGTCATCACGCGCGAACAATGCATGGATGGCATTCCCGAAATGATCCATTCGGTCCAGGTCGAGGCGACCTTTCCCGATGGAACCAAACTCGTCACCGTCCACGATCCGATCCGCTAA
- a CDS encoding urease accessory protein UreD, producing the protein MLHQNLTSDLPRARGTLRAGFVHAAGRTRIGRLHQAGSAKAMLPPAPGCEMVVLNTSGGLTGGDRMDISVTQEPGTRLCVTTQTAERAYRSTTGRARVTARFELAAGAHLDLLPQETILFDRSALLREQEIALHGDASCLWVETLILGRAAMGETVRTLDLTDRRRVTRDGRPVFVENLRLDDAVLAGGASTATLAGCRAFATLVMIAPDAADCLSRAREALATDGAASAFDGKLVARLMAGDGWPLRQALMRLIRAIRPGPLPRVWQI; encoded by the coding sequence ATGCTGCACCAGAACCTGACATCCGATCTACCCCGCGCCCGCGGCACGCTTCGTGCCGGATTCGTGCATGCCGCCGGACGCACGAGGATCGGGCGACTTCACCAGGCAGGCAGCGCCAAGGCCATGCTGCCCCCGGCGCCGGGCTGCGAGATGGTCGTTCTGAACACCTCGGGCGGGCTGACGGGCGGCGACCGCATGGATATCTCCGTGACGCAAGAGCCCGGAACCCGGCTCTGCGTCACCACCCAGACGGCCGAGCGGGCCTACCGGTCGACGACGGGTCGAGCGCGGGTCACGGCACGGTTCGAGCTTGCCGCCGGAGCGCATCTGGACCTGCTGCCGCAGGAAACGATCCTGTTTGACCGCTCGGCCCTTCTTCGGGAGCAGGAAATCGCGCTGCACGGGGATGCCTCCTGCCTCTGGGTCGAAACCCTGATCCTTGGACGCGCGGCCATGGGCGAAACGGTCCGCACGCTGGACCTGACCGACCGCCGGCGCGTGACCCGAGACGGTCGCCCGGTATTTGTCGAGAACTTGCGGCTTGACGACGCGGTGCTCGCAGGCGGCGCAAGCACTGCCACGCTTGCAGGATGCCGCGCATTCGCCACTCTGGTGATGATCGCTCCCGATGCCGCCGACTGTTTGAGCCGCGCCCGGGAAGCCTTGGCAACAGACGGTGCCGCCAGCGCCTTCGACGGCAAGCTGGTTGCCCGGCTGATGGCCGGCGACGGCTGGCCGCTGCGCCAGGCGCTCATGCGGTTGATCCGCGCCATCCGCCCCGGCCCCCTGCCCCGCGTCTGGCAGATCTGA
- a CDS encoding adenylosuccinate synthase, with translation MANVVVVGAQWGDEGKGKIVDWLSERADVIARFQGGHNAGHTLVIGDTVYKLSLLPSGIVRKGKMAVIGNGVVLDPWALFSEIAKLEAQGVEIGPENLMIAENTPLILPLHQDLDKLREEAAGASKIGTTGRGIGPAYEDKVGRRTIRVADLADEETLDSRLDRLLAHHDPLRQGLGATPIDRAELRAKLLEIAPRLLQFAQPVWKVMNDARKSGKRILFEGAQGSLLDIDFGTYPYVTSSTTMSGMAATGTGVGPSAIGFVLGIVKAYTTRVGSGPFPTELEDKDGQRLGERGHEFGTVTGRKRRCGWFDAVLVRQTCAISGVDGIALTKLDVMDGFKTIKICTGYEIDGVHYDHLPTAAALQARVTPVYEELDGWEESTQGARSWAELPANAIKYVRRIEELIQCPVALLSTSPERDDTILVTDPFAD, from the coding sequence ATGGCCAATGTGGTGGTCGTCGGCGCGCAATGGGGCGACGAGGGCAAGGGCAAGATCGTTGACTGGCTGTCCGAACGCGCAGACGTGATCGCGCGCTTCCAGGGGGGCCACAACGCGGGCCACACGCTGGTTATCGGTGATACCGTCTACAAGCTGTCGCTGCTGCCGTCCGGGATCGTCCGCAAGGGCAAGATGGCGGTCATCGGCAATGGCGTCGTGCTGGACCCCTGGGCGCTGTTCAGCGAAATCGCGAAACTGGAGGCTCAGGGCGTCGAGATCGGCCCCGAGAACCTGATGATCGCCGAGAACACCCCGCTGATCCTGCCGCTGCATCAGGATCTGGACAAGCTGCGCGAAGAAGCCGCCGGTGCCTCCAAGATCGGCACGACCGGCCGCGGCATCGGTCCGGCCTACGAGGACAAGGTGGGCCGCCGGACGATCCGCGTGGCTGATCTTGCAGACGAGGAAACGCTGGATTCGCGCCTCGATCGCCTGCTCGCGCATCACGACCCCCTGCGTCAGGGTCTTGGCGCGACGCCCATCGACCGGGCGGAACTGCGCGCCAAGCTGCTGGAGATCGCACCGAGGCTTCTGCAATTCGCCCAGCCGGTCTGGAAGGTGATGAACGATGCCCGCAAATCGGGCAAGCGCATCCTTTTCGAAGGCGCGCAGGGCAGCCTGCTCGACATCGATTTCGGCACCTATCCCTATGTCACCAGTTCGACCACCATGTCGGGCATGGCCGCGACCGGGACCGGCGTCGGTCCGTCAGCCATCGGTTTCGTCCTTGGCATCGTCAAGGCTTACACGACCCGCGTGGGGTCCGGCCCCTTCCCGACCGAGCTTGAGGATAAGGACGGCCAGCGTCTGGGCGAACGCGGCCATGAATTCGGAACCGTCACGGGGCGGAAGCGCCGCTGCGGCTGGTTCGACGCGGTTCTGGTGCGCCAGACCTGCGCGATTTCGGGTGTCGACGGCATCGCGTTGACAAAGCTCGATGTGATGGACGGGTTCAAGACCATCAAGATCTGCACCGGTTACGAAATCGACGGCGTGCATTACGACCACCTGCCGACCGCAGCGGCGCTGCAGGCGCGTGTCACGCCGGTTTATGAAGAACTGGACGGCTGGGAAGAATCGACCCAAGGCGCACGGTCCTGGGCTGAACTGCCGGCGAACGCGATCAAGTATGTCCGCCGCATCGAAGAGCTGATCCAGTGCCCGGTCGCGCTGCTTTCGACCTCTCCCGAACGCGACGACACCATCCTTGTCACCGACCCGTTCGCGGACTGA
- a CDS encoding DUF2842 domain-containing protein — translation MDLKARKRWSLAILLIGLPLYIVVAVTLVNWMDRAFGRQPILVELAVYIGLGIVWILPFRRVFSGIGKGE, via the coding sequence ATGGACCTCAAGGCGCGCAAACGCTGGTCTTTGGCGATCCTGCTGATCGGCCTGCCACTTTACATCGTGGTGGCCGTGACGCTGGTGAACTGGATGGATCGCGCCTTTGGTCGCCAGCCGATCCTGGTCGAACTGGCCGTCTATATCGGGCTCGGGATCGTTTGGATCCTGCCCTTCCGCCGGGTGTTTTCCGGCATCGGCAAGGGCGAATGA
- a CDS encoding thiamine diphosphokinase, translating to MTVLASAVPVTLIGGAPFPRSDLDAALNIGRTVAAADGGADQALAHGLLPEAVFGDFDSLSAHAKAVIPAERLHRIAEQDSTDFEKSLSRIRAPLVVAVGFSGARQDHFLANLSAMARRVGPPCILIAGSDVITLCPPRIGMDLPAGTRVSLFPMGSASGISEGLKWPIDGLKFASDGRVGTSNEAMGPIDLAIDGPMLLILPGSCLGLLAAAI from the coding sequence ATGACCGTCCTTGCCAGCGCCGTCCCCGTCACGCTGATCGGGGGGGCGCCTTTTCCCCGATCTGATCTGGACGCAGCCTTGAACATCGGTCGCACCGTTGCTGCGGCCGACGGGGGTGCCGATCAGGCCTTGGCGCATGGTCTTCTGCCCGAAGCGGTTTTCGGAGATTTCGATTCCCTTTCCGCGCACGCAAAGGCCGTGATCCCGGCCGAGCGTCTGCATCGCATCGCCGAGCAGGACAGCACGGATTTCGAGAAAAGCCTTTCGCGCATCCGGGCACCTCTGGTCGTAGCCGTGGGCTTTTCGGGCGCGCGTCAGGACCACTTCCTCGCCAATCTCAGCGCAATGGCACGGCGCGTGGGTCCGCCCTGTATCCTGATCGCGGGAAGTGATGTCATCACGCTCTGCCCGCCCCGGATCGGCATGGACCTGCCTGCGGGAACGCGTGTGTCGCTGTTTCCCATGGGTTCGGCAAGCGGAATTTCTGAAGGGTTGAAATGGCCGATCGACGGGCTGAAGTTCGCCTCGGATGGCAGGGTCGGCACGTCCAATGAAGCGATGGGGCCGATCGATCTGGCCATCGACGGCCCCATGCTGCTCATCCTGCCGGGATCGTGTCTCGGGCTTCTGGCTGCGGCGATCTAG